A genomic stretch from Candidatus Eisenbacteria bacterium includes:
- a CDS encoding alanine racemase: MPADSEFLAQIDRIAAEKPPLLQQRRLEAHIAPFVELNELFLEAAGRHGSPLYIIDEDMLLKRVHEFKSAFESFLNDVKIFYALKSNNHPSIMQSLVRNGLGMDVSSGSEMLQALVCGSDRIMFSGPGKTREELAQAVSRFEKVTVLLDSFGELDRLQQEAARADIKVVAGVRIAVGSNGPWRKFGIPMERLPDFLNKARKLSNVSIRGLQFHSSWNLMPDNQVKFLQRLGAVLHHLDPALRRGLDFLDIGGGFWPAKGDWNQSRGTSAGELSHHLRLETESPKVHYNYPAAPIGHFAEEIASVLEREIFPLIQCSIHLEPGRWLCQDAMHILMRVVDVKTPDLIITDCGTNAIGRERCDFDYAPIINMSRPSLNEQICWIMGSLCSPHDIWGETYFGDGIQEGDLLLIPAHGAYTYSLRQNFIKPLPRSVIFRKGRIEGADAVKPREEER; encoded by the coding sequence ATGCCCGCCGATTCTGAGTTCCTAGCACAGATTGATAGAATCGCTGCTGAGAAACCGCCTCTACTTCAACAAAGGCGCTTAGAGGCGCATATTGCGCCCTTTGTCGAACTCAATGAGTTATTCCTAGAAGCTGCCGGCCGGCATGGATCGCCTTTGTACATTATTGATGAGGATATGCTCCTAAAGCGGGTTCATGAATTTAAAAGCGCGTTCGAGTCGTTTCTTAATGATGTCAAGATATTTTATGCCCTGAAGAGCAATAATCATCCAAGTATAATGCAGTCACTGGTTCGAAATGGGCTGGGAATGGATGTATCAAGTGGTTCGGAAATGCTTCAGGCGCTGGTTTGCGGCTCAGACCGGATAATGTTCAGTGGTCCCGGAAAGACCCGGGAGGAATTAGCGCAGGCGGTATCACGATTTGAAAAAGTCACAGTCCTGTTGGATAGTTTTGGGGAACTCGATCGTCTTCAGCAGGAGGCCGCCAGGGCGGATATAAAAGTAGTCGCCGGCGTACGGATCGCCGTCGGGAGCAACGGTCCCTGGCGGAAATTCGGCATTCCCATGGAGCGATTGCCTGATTTTCTAAACAAGGCGCGAAAATTGAGCAATGTATCCATCCGCGGCCTGCAATTCCACTCCAGCTGGAATCTCATGCCGGATAACCAAGTTAAATTTCTTCAGCGTTTGGGGGCCGTGCTCCATCATCTCGACCCCGCCCTGCGCCGGGGCTTGGACTTCTTAGATATTGGCGGGGGGTTCTGGCCGGCGAAAGGGGACTGGAATCAAAGCCGGGGTACGTCCGCCGGAGAATTATCGCATCACCTTCGACTGGAAACGGAATCTCCGAAGGTTCACTATAATTACCCCGCCGCACCGATCGGCCATTTCGCGGAGGAGATCGCATCGGTGCTGGAACGCGAAATATTTCCGCTGATTCAATGCAGCATTCACCTCGAACCCGGGCGGTGGCTGTGCCAGGACGCCATGCACATTCTCATGAGAGTCGTGGATGTAAAAACTCCGGATCTCATCATCACCGATTGTGGTACAAATGCCATAGGCCGTGAGCGATGTGACTTCGACTATGCTCCCATTATAAACATGTCCCGACCGAGTTTAAATGAACAGATCTGCTGGATTATGGGGTCATTATGCAGCCCCCATGACATTTGGGGAGAGACCTATTTCGGCGATGGTATCCAAGAAGGAGATTTGTTATTAATACCGGCGCATGGCGCCTATACTTACAGTCTGCGCCAGAATTTTATTAAACCACTTCCGCGATCGGTGATTTTCCGAAAAGGGCGGATTGAGGGGGCTGATGCCGTAAAACCCCGAGAAGAAGAACGGTAA
- a CDS encoding TetR/AcrR family transcriptional regulator, with protein MIALKKSRQQRRTQVTRKKLMEAARQVFAEKGLDLTNVGDITERADVGKGTFYYHFQTKEKLIRELIRILLAQLSSDLRRECEDITDLGLLLNRLISVHIAFFSNRWEDFVLFYQGRADLTLEQGYAGIETTFIEYLKTIENLIAEVIHQPLSDAALRRIACAVAGFVSGYYSFAVIAAPEDEVGNALVPMQQALVTGLVRFIATATQQEISSGGNG; from the coding sequence ATGATTGCGCTCAAGAAATCCCGCCAACAAAGGCGGACACAGGTAACTCGCAAGAAGCTTATGGAAGCGGCCCGGCAGGTTTTTGCCGAAAAAGGCCTGGATCTCACTAATGTCGGAGATATTACGGAGCGGGCTGATGTGGGCAAGGGGACCTTCTATTATCATTTCCAAACAAAAGAGAAGTTGATCCGTGAACTCATCCGGATCCTGCTGGCCCAGCTGAGCAGCGACTTGCGGCGGGAGTGTGAAGATATTACGGATCTTGGACTCCTTCTGAATCGTCTCATCAGCGTTCATATTGCTTTTTTCAGCAACCGCTGGGAAGACTTTGTCCTATTTTATCAGGGTCGAGCCGATCTCACATTAGAACAAGGATATGCGGGTATTGAGACGACATTTATCGAGTATTTGAAAACCATCGAAAATCTCATTGCGGAGGTCATCCATCAGCCTTTATCCGATGCCGCGCTGAGGCGGATCGCCTGCGCCGTGGCCGGGTTTGTATCGGGTTACTACTCATTTGCCGTCATTGCCGCCCCTGAAGACGAGGTGGGAAACGCATTGGTGCCGATGCAACAAGCCCTTGTCACCGGTTTGGTTCGGTTCATTGCGACGGCGACACAGCAAGAAATCTCAAGCGGTGGGAATGGGTGA
- a CDS encoding DMT family transporter yields MTKSNIRMGWIIGVLLIQQTFGALTFPAAKIGLAAIEPFTFAFYRFMIASVILLTIVQFRRFDIPVTRTDLWRIAGLGILIILLNQTTYLVGQSMTTAGDGALLFATTPIWICVLARIYLKEKLTWRRSLGIGIAICGVVIIILRGAVGFGPEHLLGDLIIFESVLAWAAYSVLGKPLVMKYGAIRVTAYALTFGAISYLPFGLYRAITFDYTPVPMKAWIALLWVALGTSVISYLLWYWVLKQTEASRVAAYHNVQPIIAASAAYFILGEPLGIPFVIGGLIVLVGVLITELRPHRKGTIRALPE; encoded by the coding sequence ATGACAAAGAGCAATATCCGTATGGGATGGATCATCGGCGTTCTCCTGATCCAGCAGACCTTCGGCGCCCTCACCTTTCCCGCCGCCAAGATCGGCTTGGCGGCGATCGAACCTTTTACTTTCGCTTTCTACCGGTTTATGATCGCCTCGGTCATTCTCTTGACTATTGTACAATTCCGGCGTTTTGACATTCCCGTTACAAGAACAGATCTATGGCGGATCGCCGGATTGGGAATATTGATCATCCTCTTAAACCAGACAACCTATCTTGTCGGCCAATCGATGACAACAGCCGGTGACGGAGCCCTCCTCTTCGCCACAACCCCAATTTGGATCTGCGTCCTGGCCAGAATCTACCTCAAGGAAAAGCTGACTTGGCGGAGAAGCCTGGGTATCGGAATCGCCATTTGCGGTGTTGTCATTATTATTTTGCGGGGCGCGGTTGGATTTGGACCGGAGCACCTGCTGGGGGATTTGATTATTTTCGAATCGGTCCTCGCATGGGCCGCCTACTCTGTTCTCGGTAAGCCTCTGGTCATGAAATATGGAGCCATACGGGTCACGGCCTATGCCCTGACATTTGGAGCGATCAGCTATTTGCCCTTTGGCCTCTATCGAGCCATCACCTTCGATTACACGCCCGTTCCGATGAAAGCCTGGATCGCCCTGCTTTGGGTCGCTCTGGGGACATCCGTGATTTCATATCTTCTATGGTATTGGGTTCTCAAGCAAACGGAAGCCTCGCGTGTCGCGGCCTATCATAATGTACAACCGATCATCGCGGCGTCAGCCGCCTATTTCATTCTCGGCGAACCCCTCGGTATTCCCTTTGTTATTGGAGGGCTTATTGTATTGGTGGGTGTTCTCATAACAGAGCTCCGCCCCCACCGAAAAGGAACTATCCGGGCATTGCCCGAATGA
- a CDS encoding Arc family DNA binding domain-containing protein: MAQRKKILLRMSPALWEELNRWAAQEFRSVNGQIEFLLQRAVDERRKKAGGQREERPKT; the protein is encoded by the coding sequence ATGGCTCAGCGGAAAAAAATCCTACTACGGATGAGCCCTGCCCTGTGGGAAGAGCTGAACCGGTGGGCGGCGCAGGAATTTCGCAGCGTTAATGGACAGATCGAATTTCTGCTTCAACGCGCTGTCGATGAGCGGAGGAAGAAAGCGGGGGGACAGCGGGAAGAACGGCCTAAAACCTGA
- a CDS encoding SPFH domain-containing protein produces MASEKTHSPQSGYAMLFLAILLLAAGVFCLIQGIRTENGFLIIGVVGCFIVGLLTMTGLFVINPNDSRVLVLFGTYKGTVKKNGFFWANPFLTKKRITLRARNLNSEHIKVNDKAGNPIEIAAVVVWQVEDTFQASFEVDDFEHYVVVQSEAAIRHLAGSYPYDTFGDDDEETLTLRAGKEQVNDVLEQELSERFERAGINVIEARLSHLAYAPEIAEAMLRRQQAVAVVAARTQIVEGAVSMVELALEKLSEKKVVEMDEERKAAMVSNLLVVLCSESSATPVVNTGTLYQ; encoded by the coding sequence ATGGCATCTGAAAAAACTCACTCCCCGCAATCCGGGTACGCAATGCTGTTCCTGGCGATTCTTCTTCTTGCTGCCGGCGTCTTCTGTCTGATTCAGGGGATTCGGACGGAAAACGGCTTTCTGATCATCGGGGTCGTCGGATGCTTCATCGTCGGCCTCCTGACCATGACCGGCCTCTTTGTCATCAATCCCAATGATTCCAGGGTGCTGGTTCTCTTTGGAACCTATAAGGGAACGGTGAAGAAGAACGGCTTCTTCTGGGCCAATCCCTTTCTGACAAAAAAGAGGATTACCCTGAGGGCAAGAAACCTGAACAGCGAGCATATCAAGGTCAATGATAAGGCCGGAAACCCGATCGAAATCGCCGCGGTCGTCGTCTGGCAGGTCGAAGACACCTTCCAAGCCTCTTTTGAGGTCGATGATTTTGAACACTATGTCGTTGTACAGAGCGAGGCCGCTATCCGGCACCTCGCCGGCTCCTATCCCTACGACACCTTCGGAGATGATGACGAGGAAACGCTGACGCTCCGGGCGGGCAAAGAGCAGGTCAATGATGTCCTCGAGCAGGAATTGAGCGAGCGCTTCGAACGGGCCGGTATCAATGTCATCGAGGCCCGGCTCAGCCACCTCGCTTATGCTCCGGAAATCGCTGAAGCGATGCTGCGCCGTCAGCAGGCTGTCGCGGTGGTTGCCGCGCGGACCCAGATTGTCGAGGGCGCTGTGAGTATGGTCGAGCTTGCCCTCGAGAAACTATCGGAAAAGAAGGTAGTGGAGATGGATGAAGAGAGGAAAGCGGCTATGGTCAGCAACCTGCTTGTTGTACTCTGCAGTGAGTCATCCGCCACTCCGGTCGTGAACACGGGTACGCTTTACCAGTAG
- a CDS encoding helix-turn-helix domain-containing protein — protein sequence MDQFGPYIRAVRERLKESDRSYSVRQVAVRVGLEPSYLSKIERSEQPPPSELKIRALARDLKEDPDVLLALAGKVSRDLQEIIRKRPVLFGELIRELKRLPDQSVIRLAREVRDGEW from the coding sequence ATGGATCAATTCGGCCCCTACATCAGAGCAGTCCGGGAACGGCTCAAGGAGAGTGATCGATCTTACTCGGTCCGGCAGGTCGCCGTCCGAGTCGGTCTGGAGCCCTCCTACCTGAGCAAGATCGAGCGCAGTGAGCAGCCCCCCCCCTCCGAACTCAAGATTCGCGCGCTGGCTCGCGACCTCAAGGAGGATCCGGACGTTCTCCTGGCCCTGGCCGGAAAGGTTTCGCGTGATCTACAGGAGATCATCAGGAAACGGCCGGTTCTTTTTGGCGAATTGATTCGCGAGTTGAAGAGGTTGCCCGATCAATCCGTGATTCGATTGGCGCGCGAAGTGCGGGACGGTGAATGGTAG